Within Coffea arabica cultivar ET-39 chromosome 4e, Coffea Arabica ET-39 HiFi, whole genome shotgun sequence, the genomic segment TCCAATATTTTTGTGGTTGGGGGATTTCCTTGAGATAACTACAAGGCAAAAGAGGTTGAAACTTGAACTTGAAACGTAATTCTCATAAAACAATAGTACTTTAGCGGTTAACGCTTGAGTAATCGACATCAGTTGAACTTTCATTGATAATACCTTAGTTTAATATTCAACTTTGAATAATTAATTCTACTTGTCTTCATCTATTAATACTTCATTTGATGTATGATATTAATACTTAAGCCCGCATCATTAGAGTTGATCTTACTAGTCTGACAAGAGGAGGAAGACACCGATGGTTTTGCCAAAGCCTCAGCCGCCACCGCCACCGCCACCACCATCGTCGGCATCAAAAGCATCGGAAAATGATAACTCAGGTGGTCCACTTGGAGTATTTGGATTTAAAGATGAACATGTCTCGCCGGAAAAAGTTAGCGGTTGGTTTCAAGTGACACCCAAGTGTTGTCAGGTAATTAATTCTTAAAAAGTAGATAAATTAGCTCTAACAATTGTCATTACCATTAATCTTTAACGTATATGACTtaggttttttttctttttaagtcaAAATTGAACATAGGTGATCTACACTTGATTCAataagtttctttttttttttaaataaatgggtTCACAAAAAAACGAAAGAAAATTTTGTGCAACTAATGGTATTTAATAATTGTATTGAACAGCCATTCATGGTGTTGCATGGTGGAGTTTCAGCACTCATAGCTGAGGATCTGGGGAGCAGAGGAGCCTACTTGGCCTCCGGGAGGCGGAGAGCCGCCGGAATACAACTCAGCATTAACCATCTCAAGAGTGCACAAGTTGGTGATATCGTGCATGCTGAGGCCACTCCTCTCAATGCTGGCACCACTATTCAGGTGCTGCATATACTATTTTTCCTTTgaaatgcatttttcttttttaaactaAAAACACAACAATCATTTTAACAATGATAATAATTGATCATTTTGTCCTGTTATAGATTATTTGctgaaaagtcaactcttaaaaTTTGATAAATTAACTAAATATAGGATAAATTTACTCTAACAATTTGAAATTTGTTGTCTATGTTGAAAAAGAATAGATAAGTTAAACATAAGATATgagagaaaaatagaagaaaaatagaagaaaactAGAGGAAAGAAAATTTGCTCTTTTCTTTTGAGATCAGAAAAATAGATtataattttgtttgattttagcTTTTCTATGGCTCATTTTGGCTTTACTTAATTTTACTTTTTCCCCAGGTATTTAACCTTCCTCTGTTTTATCTCCATTTCACAGTGTAGAGAAAGTGGATATCTTTTACTAaaaattcatttctttttcttcccatttctgtggtttgattttttaat encodes:
- the LOC113740749 gene encoding 1,4-dihydroxy-2-naphthoyl-CoA thioesterase 1-like, with amino-acid sequence MVLPKPQPPPPPPPPSSASKASENDNSGGPLGVFGFKDEHVSPEKVSGWFQVTPKCCQPFMVLHGGVSALIAEDLGSRGAYLASGRRRAAGIQLSINHLKSAQVGDIVHAEATPLNAGTTIQVWEVRFWKIDSSNSVNKSLLATSKVTVRCNMSANAVDGGNNLKHAKL